The Lactuca sativa cultivar Salinas chromosome 2, Lsat_Salinas_v11, whole genome shotgun sequence genome includes the window CGGCATCATCAAAGTCTTCACGTGGTAGGAGCAATACTAGTGTACTCCAAGGTAGCCTGAGTCCTAGGCCAAGCTCTTTCAAAGAAGCCCCACCAAGAAACTTGGCTTCTTTGAAAAATGTTGTGAAAGAGAAATTGAGGCGAAAGGTGGAGGCTGGCAATGGCAGTGTTGAAAATTCCGAAAGCCTTTCTGCAaatacatcatcatcatctccttcAAATCAGTCTGTTAAAGATAAGTTTCCTGAGATCCACCTGTTCCCACTGGTAAGTGGGTTAGAGGTTGGTCTGACCGAGAAAACAGTAGACACAGTGCCCCTGTCCCTGAACCCAATTCCTTCCATCTCCATGAGCATGATGACACCATCTCTGTATTCTCCATATTATTGTTGGTGTCCACCTGGACCTTCCACTCTCCAGTACACAGTGGCACCCACACAGATGACGCCCATGTCAATGGCAATGGCGGACTCCTTTACCCTACCTCCCCTTTCTTCACTTCTTGCAGGCTCGTCATCATCGGACCTTTTAGCAGCAGCACCTAAACCAAGTCCTCTTAATCTGGATGAAATCCCACCTTTCCTACCTGAATCAACTTCTCAACAGTTCCCAACTTTCACTCCCTTAATGACCGATTCTATAGTGCACATCCCTGTAATTGACATTTGCTCTTCGGGACAAGCCTACCTGGTGAGTGCTGGTCCTGGTATTCCacccctccaccaccaccaccacctcccgtTGATCCAACAAACTGATTCCATGGCAGAGAAGAGCGCAAGGGATACACTACGGCTTCTCATCAGTGGATCAAGTCAGCTGCCCTCTGTTCTAGCCACTGTTGGTGGGAACCAATTCCAAAACGGAAGCCGAGGTCTGTATGGGGGAGCTACAGACGTGAACCATGCCATTGCAAACAGCATCGCGGCTATGGGCATGGTTTCACTGAGTGACAGGAGGAGGTTCATTCACCAAGGTGATCTGGTTGATCTCCTAGGGGAAGACTCAGGTGGTGGAATTTCAACTCGTCCCAATGATGACGACCAATCAAGCTTCTCAGATTCTGGGACAGGGAAAACCCTGTAATATGAAAATATGGCACTGTAGATCCTTGTTTTTGTTGTTAAATTCCAAGATAAAACAACAagtgtagatatatatatatctttttttttagTTGTTTTTTGGGGTGCAAATGATTGTGTAACTAAGACTGGAAAGCATATGGCTATACTATGTGTTTTACTATCTACTCCATTCGGTGCAACCTCTCATTCATTCAACCTATGTTATTCCTATCTTTCACCTTtaacccttttttttttttttttttttttaatacaaataataattttcaaataTTCAAACCTTTTTACTTACTAAATAAAATATAACAtcaattttaattaaaaagtttcattaataaaaatgacatgaaataataataaaaatgacATTACATAATATGATATTAATAGAAACATTACTAAGGATTACGTTACATCTCAAAATTATAAGTTTTGAGAAATATAAAAGATTTTGATGATAAAAGTTATATAAATGTTTCAGGGGGTGTCTGTTACAATTCTCAAAAAATAATACCCGCTCAGTGTAATTTAAATGTTTCCAGAAACAACAAAACTTTAAATGAAAGTGGCAAAACTGAAATTCCTTAGTTTTCTAAAGCTAATAAGAACAATGTGCAACACCTAATGTAGAGGCTACAAAGGGAGAGAGGAATAATAAACTAACTATATAGGTGCAAAAACACCAAATCTGATCCAGTTTGAATGATCCATTCTGGTCAAAATCCGATTTAGTTTGGGGTGGATTTTAAGGTTGATTTAGAATCAGTCTTAATCCGATTTCATACCGGTCTAATCCAATTTGGGATATGTTTGACAGATCTTTTGGATGGATTTGGATCCGTATTTAGGTAAATTTGATTTATGATCGAATATCAAATCCAATTCAAGCCATAGGATATGGATACAGTTATAATTTGGTGGATCAGTTTGCCCTGTCTGGTTTTGATCGGATCTGGATTTTAGGTTGGATCAAATCCTAATAGGATGTTCGATTCTGTTATGCACCTttaataaaatgacaattttgtatACATCTAATTAATTGTTGTGTACATAATTTTCTATTAAACTCACACTTGTTATTCAAGATACATCATTTTGACCGGATATTATAGGTCTAGTTTGAGAGGATCTTGAATACTTAGAAGATTGTAATCAAGATGATGTGCTTTTATCTTTCACATTTGATGTGTATTTATAATACATACTATCCTATTCATACATCCTCAAAAGAGCAACTCAATAGGTAAAGAAAATTACTCAAGGGTGAAAAATTGTTCATCCACATGCTTTGTCTACACTTAATAATTTGATGGATTTTATAACTCTCCTCCATTGGATGATAATTTTTCTAATATGCATTCAACCTTGAATTACTGTTTCGTTAAAAACCTTGCTAAAGAAAACCTAGTGGGAAAAACCTTTAGAGAAGGGAAAAAAGTGCAATGTTTAGTGGACCCCTCTTCATATTGACATCTGTAACATTATATGATATGTACAAGTCATATTTCGATGCCATGCATATTTTTCTGAAGATGGAAGTAGGAAGTGCCTTCGTGAAGAGGTCTGTTGCATTGTTGCTGgatgatgtgtacaatcatgACTTTGACTTGCCCCGATCGTcagtagtacctgaaacatttaaatccacaaatgtaagccaaatcttagcgagtttcccaaaataccccacacaacaatacacatacaatgcatgcacatAAGGCCTACAACACAAGGCTGGACGGCCATGTGGAGCCTACAATGTCTAAGCCAGGTCGTTCCCCTTGGGCTTATAGTATGAACTGGACCGCCCGTGTCTCTTGGCCTAAAACACAAAACacgaccgcctcaacccaaccgcaaTATGTTAACATATGAAAATAACAATAATAAGCAAAAACAGGTAATCATaatagatctaccaatctaacagatcactacaacatattaATATCCTAACATACAAATGATATATATTGCAATACAAAGTATAGTGTGAAAAATCACATCACCGAGGAAAAAAAATTCCCTACAACTCATCACATGTAGTAACCAATACCAAACCCACCTAGACAAATAAGGATAAATCCTCAATCTAGACCTGAACACTAAAGTTTAACCAACTCAAACTTAGTAAAACAGTCAACAGTCAAAAGTCAACAATCAAGTCACCATGTCGTAGACATCACCATGGCTACGTCATGGTGGATATATGCCAAAATAGTCGCGAAAACCCCCACTGCCACGTTATTGCATCAACCTTGCCACATCGTGGATACGTTCTGtccaacttaattcattaagctcttaatccttattttcagagctccaaagctcatatcTGGATCGATTAAGGCCATGcatagataaagtttccaactttatcctttctCTAGCCtctagaaacctagatctaaaacCCTAACTAAAAAAGGGACTAAATGACCTAGAAAGCTCATGCATAGTTGATTTCGACCAAGACACAAACTTTATGGGACCATAAGGTCTAAGTACTAGCATAGATCTTATCCAAGGTCCTGGATTGCTTcaaattgtgacatcccctattTTTCAGAAACAAAAAAGACTTTTCTCTACGCTTTAAAATCTTGGTATTTTTGGTTGTGGAAAATCCCAATATAATAAAACATATTGTGGAAACTGTTtcgttttattaaaatatatttgaGTAAAGATGTTTCAAAGTACAAAAGctctaaggatgtcataatcaatataTAACATTGTTACAACGTAAATACCTAATGTTTATGAGCACTATTGCAGGCTGTCTCTTAATCACCCGACATCCTAAACAAGTTCCAACAACTTTATCTTTGTTACCTGTGATGCATATAATTTTGAacgggttaggttgggaaacttTGTTAGAAACATAAAGTTTTCAATCCTACaatattattatgataataatttataattatcaAACCTGCAAAATCAACTGTTACCAAACAATATAGATATATATCCCTTAACTTAgatattgtaacagcccggattcccaggtattatccATTCTtatattttggtgatttgtgaggagactcggcgagttggagcccaaactcgccgagtatgatcgcggctgtgggcacgggttcgcgtatggactcggcgagtacacgctgtttaatgaaaccctaattccccgggtttggagcctatttaagggcacttatagcctcccattgctgctaccagtcccttgagagaaccctaaaagagCTAAATCGTTTTGGGAGggaggaagtcacttttgggcctttatattccttgtttagcaagaagaaggtggcaagagcaaggaggaggtgagattccagcagatccagagtTCAGAGGCtccattttgaggtaatagttcgaacctccttcagttttagggttgatctttagagttagggttttctaaccccctttggagagtgattatgtgaagcaaatggtccctcttcgagtttgtgccttggatctggactcaaagaggtccagagaccctaacccttggagctttttgggttattatggagttattggacctaggttgtcatttttgggaccaaatctccttttgatgccttgtgggagttatactattggaatagtgtctaaggctgcaactatattaggcaagtatttgacccggttgtgcatggtccttttgagttgccttcaccatagcaacttgataggatgatttattaagagagagtaaatattattaatatatattatgagaataatatataaagaataatatattgttatttgattaatataagtcatagaattaattggaattaatttggtgacttaaagagattaattaaataagagggtataaactgttaattgtttgatagttaaactttagactgtaaatccatatagatatggattggacggattctagaagctaaggattgcttcaaatcgtccaagacttatctaaggaaaggatttggatagccttaagagaagattatccaattagggtttaggttgtaacccttaaggagtctacaagtataaatagaccctatgacataaggaaatcggcacctaacctaaagtagagaagccctagccgatttcctcccctctcctctctcccaaatcatcctccttgctatttggtgtttgtaagccattagaggagtgacaattgtgactctagaagctccaagacaacaagatcaacaaggaattcaaaggtatgattctagatctgttttatcattgttcttattcctaaatagtcattagaagtcttggattcaaagcatgtttaattagaaagcctagattcgagcattagggttttgcatgcgcacataggaaagttcttatggctaaaacccatcagtggtatcagagccttgcttggttttcattaaattgttgcttaattgtctgaaactaaactgcaaaattcgaattttgtgtttctgagtcatggactcgacgagttccaaagtggactcggcgagtccctttgtgcactcggcgagtccaagcgtcaggaatggccagattcgggatttcttcatgattatcttatggaaacttaccttaatcatattagatcaaccctaatccgattttttgatatatatgactataatcttgatctaattaaagatatttattaactaataaaatatttaatttccttatatgataattaattaattattttgattattttggtaattatcttgaaagaaatatTGAAttaatcaaatatagataattaggaaattaattgttatttgaaattatttgttatttgatcctccatgttttaaatgtttaaaacatgccctcaagttttgaattttatattttgtgattaaaagttttaatttagacaatttaaatttcaaaccctagattttaaaaggtttaaaatacaaccctatactaatatgatattactagaataatatatatatatatatatatatatatatatatatatatatatatatatgtataactaaatgctagtcttaccgttaataggcctcattcacgaagccgatctataaggtgggtataaggttgcggcctatgaaatggcgcttaatgggtgtacactcacacccaccgcttgcttgattggtggagggtcgttagccgaacgggtaggatagggcaacctcatcctctcattataagtataataagtaatac containing:
- the LOC111901305 gene encoding uncharacterized protein LOC111901305, with product MKNHDKSQSSGDRDADDQQKSPEDSSSLSRGQASTDAVSGDSSTRRNGNRIGLAERLTDLFVGDGDNDDELLIQRSVQGTVIQWLHALDMQVMGACRADERLKPLLKLNVCSGVTEDRLLSHLSQHFEPSEVGLLARCLCVPLVSIRVGKIDKQGTLLIPNSTRGNLSLSLLPTSDLCISFLGDDGDVERLSTLRNISDCSSVLIEGISADSSGRSFMIRVPSGDPFYFWCSEKSRLVGYELLEKMRNLLEKKPSLADLTGISDSRLKCFVTHLRTYLVGANTQVSNNTAHVSITPCSGSSTTSLALSEAVTSSQSASSKSSRGRSNTSVLQGSLSPRPSSFKEAPPRNLASLKNVVKEKLRRKVEAGNGSVENSESLSANTSSSSPSNQSVKDKFPEIHLFPLVSGLEVGLTEKTVDTVPLSLNPIPSISMSMMTPSLYSPYYCWCPPGPSTLQYTVAPTQMTPMSMAMADSFTLPPLSSLLAGSSSSDLLAAAPKPSPLNLDEIPPFLPESTSQQFPTFTPLMTDSIVHIPVIDICSSGQAYLVSAGPGIPPLHHHHHLPLIQQTDSMAEKSARDTLRLLISGSSQLPSVLATVGGNQFQNGSRGLYGGATDVNHAIANSIAAMGMVSLSDRRRFIHQGDLVDLLGEDSGGGISTRPNDDDQSSFSDSGTGKTL